The sequence below is a genomic window from Salvelinus namaycush isolate Seneca chromosome 2, SaNama_1.0, whole genome shotgun sequence.
tatgagatgagtaatgcgagatatgaaAACATTCttgaagtggcattattaaagtgactagtgtttcatttgttaaagtggccaatgatatcaagtctgtaggtaggcagccgccaCCCTGTAGCAGTTAGACGGCAATATATAGCAGTTAGATGGCCATATGTATATCAAAATCGTTCCTCTTCTCTATCCAGGGTGTCTGGTGGGGAGCTGTTTGATAGGATTGTGGAGAAGGGATTTTACACAGAGAAAGATGCCAGCAAGCTCATTCAGCAGATCCTGGATGCTGTTAAATACCTCCATGACATGGGCATCGTACACCGCGACCTGAAGGTGAGCCTGAGTCAAGGGTCAGGTGGTGAGGACGATATTTAGATGGGCATTTaggggctccagagtggcgcagctgctaaggcactgcatctcagtgctagaggcatcgattccaggctgtatcacaactgtccGTGATTGGGTGTAAGGGAAGGACAAAGGGCATGAAAGACAAGATTTCAGAGTCTTTAACAATGGAGTCCTTTACCTTCTCGTTTCTGTCCAATGACTGAATAGTCACAAGACTGGATGAGTGATAGGTATCCCCACCATGAAAACTGCAAAATGTTTGTTTCCTACGCTAGTGTTTTGCCCCAAGCATTCTGCAGTGCCTGCAAATTAGATTAATTAACTATAATTTGTTTACAGGCAGTTCAGCAGAGTGTAAACTGATTGATCATTAGTTTGGATAACTAATTAttttcccagtgtgtgtgtgtgtgtgcgtgtgcgtgtgcgtgtgtgtgtgtgtgttaaatgttTGTGACAATAAAGTTGATTGATTTCTCTGTCTTTTCCAGCCGGAGAACCTTCTGTACGACAGTATGGAGGAGGACTCTAAGATCATGATCAGTGACTTTGGCCTGTCCAAGATTGAGGGATCTGGAAGTGTCATGTCCACAGCCTGCGGAACACCAGGATACGTGGGTAAGGAGGACTGGCACTGATcagtgtatgcctgtgtgtgtgtgtctttatctATGTGTCAAGAGCATGTGTTTTCTATGATTTTAGTGTGTTTGAGAACAAGCGCACACACAGTGATCATGTCAGACTACATGTGTAATGATGCTGATGAAAACACTGCTCTGATGTCTTGCAGCCCCTGAAGTGTTGGCCCAGAAACCCTACAGCAAGGCGGTGGACTGCTGGTCTATCGGGGTCATCGCATACATCCTGTGAGTTATGGGCTTGGACTGACTCTTTAACTTTAGTCTTTCTCCTACCAGTCTTAAAACATAATTTCTGTGTTACATTTCTTTCCACTACATTGTTTTCAACAATCAACTCATACCAGATCAATGATAACTTCATGGATGCATTTTGAAGTATGAAAGCACTACAACAGGTCTCCTAACTCTCCTGTGATGCCTTTACGCTCTTATTCTGACACAGTTTGTGTGGATACCCTCCGTTCTATGACGAGAATGATGCCAAGCTCTTTGAGCAGATCCTGAAGGCTGACTATGAGTTTGACTCTCCGTACTGGGACGATATCTCTGACTCAGGTACAGTAATCCTCTCCTTTCTCTGCTCCCTGGAGAGAGAAATAAAACCTGGACACTACAGCATAGTGAAATACAGTATGTATAACATTATGTTGCCATTATTAGTTCCCCTTGTCAGCAGTTTCATATTAATGGAAATTACTCCCTAGCTCTAGGGTTTGTTATGCTTTGAGTGTCTGCCAAGCTGTCAGTGTGTATGGGATTAACCATAAGACACTCACTGGCCATAGAACAATCACTGAGGCCCTGTGAGATCACCATTTCTTAGTCCTGTAGGGAGTTTCTGAAGTCAGGTCAAAGGCATGTGGACAGTTTTTCTTTTTACTGTCAGTCTGGACAGTGTTTCTGATGCAGTGAAGCTTCTTGTACTGTAGTAACCTGGGAGCTAGTCTATTTCTACTTTAGCTACCTTTTTTGTCATCTGTAAGTAGCATTATTAGTTACTGTATATCTCATGTAAATTAAGAAAAAAGGCATTGTTTTTGGGTGAAATATGTGAGTTGTAAATGTGTGGCTGTTCATGTGTTGTTTTCAGCCAAAGACTTCATAGTTCACTTGATGGAGAAGGACCCCAGGATACGCTACACATGTGACCAGGCTCTGCAGCACCCCTGGTAGTGTACACCATAttttccttcacacacacacacaggcatgcacataACACAACTTTATCATAATCTACTACATTTGTGCGTTTGTCTAGTTTTCACCTGTTCTTGTGACAACCAGCTGAACTTGTCCCCTCATGTCTTTCTCTGTTCCTCAGGATCGCTGGTGACACAGCTCTAGATAAGAACATCCATGAGTCTGTCAGTGCCCAGATCAAGAAGAACTTTGCCAAGAGCAAGTGGAGGGTGAGTTACTTTTTCTGTGCACCTGGCCTTCTTAAAAATGCAAAGACATTTTTGCTTTGTTTAGTATATAAGTAGAATCCTGCAGCATTCAGCTGTCTGTCATTGTCAGTACAGTTTTCTATGGCAGTTATTATGTATCACTTTTAAACATTCTGATTTGAATGtgttccctcctgcagcaagcgtTTAACGCCACGGCAGTGGTGCGTCACATGAGGCGTCTGCAGCTGGGCACCAGTCAGGAGGGCCCCAGCCAGACCACCCTGCCCAGCCCCCTCCGAGCCCACCTGCTGCTGCCCGAggccacagagacagaacacaccacTGGTCAGTGGGGCAAACCTCCATCACACAACACAAGTTAGGACTAAGTGTAGCAAAACATAATTGAATAACAGGAGACATGACATGATATTGTGAATGCCCCACCCCTCCAAAAAAATACTTAATTTAGCTGTTCTGTTTTGTTCATCCCCAGTATGTCTTGTTgctatgtacagtatgttgttagTGAATAACCAGTCCCTTTCACAGTGTATTAGGCTCAGGCTTACGTACTTCTCAAACACAATCAGTTACACTGTCTCACTCATTAACACTTTGATATGTAATCTTTGTCTAATGCCCAATAGGGGACTGTTTGAAATAAGCTAATAAGAGGCAGATTTATAGTGTAGTTAGAAGCGTCCTGAGTTTTCAGATTTCTGTGTGGTGATCATCCACTCTCACTCTGTGTTCCAGAGTCTCCGTGCGAGGGATGCTGCTCCCAGAGTGCTGATGGGGGGGCTGAGCGCGACCCCCTCTCCAACTGCACCTACCGCTGCCATCCAACCAGTCTGGTCTGATCCCTGCCCAGCAATGGCTTTCCCATTTATTTACCTCTGGACACCAGCGAACTCCCCAGTCTGGCCAGGAATACAGAGTTGTTCCAGTGCCCTGCCAACAGGGGGGGAGGCGGGTTATGAATTCAGGTTGGGGAGGAGGGACTTGATGCCAACAAGAGGAGGTAATTTGAACGGATtgggggagatgaggagaacaaagaggaggagaggtgtggtGCTCAGAGTAATCCTGGGTATTATTTTTTGAGGTGCGGGACAAACTGTTTACTTGTCCTTTTAAAATGTGTGTCTGCTTTTTACATCTCTGCATTTATGTACATGCTGTTTTCTATCTTAATTATCCTTCCCCTTTGACAACTTCTAGAAAGAGAATCCACTAATGATATCTGCATGGTCAGAAGACAGGTCCCTATTGGAAACATGTGTTTTATAGCATGAAAGGTCTATTGCACAATCATGTATGGTGGTAACCATTGTGTTATAGTTCCTGTACTGCAGATACACATCTTTATGATGATAATAAGTTTAGCCCCTCAGAATTATAATTGTATGGCTTTGTTGTATTTTATATTTGTATAAATGTAGCCTTACAATACACAGATGCATTCACCTAATACCACTGCTGGAGAATCCATGTGGGAATACTCCATCTATTGGACTATATACTTTGTCTTTTTTTTCTCAGCATGTTTGTGCTTCACCACTGTAAGTTTGTAGTTGTGCTCCCCAGGCTTGTAACAGAACAAGGCTTTCTGATTTTAACTAATTCAGCACAGGAACTTCCTCTCTATGCCTTTTCGACAATGTCAAAGGTTTATTTTCTGGTAGCTTTTACAAATTTAAAGATACACCTATATCTCTGTACAGTTAATGCAGCATTAGAGGCAATTTCATTTCTATCATTGTATTGTTGTACATATTTCATTGTGGTAATTGAATCATTAAAATACAGACTTTTCTCTTCTGTCTAGATCTCTTTCCCAGTTGAGAAGTGTAATACCTCATGGGAGATAGACTTACATACACAGCCATTCCTCTTAGTACTAAGAATAGGTCTCAGTTAACCCACAGTTTTTACTCCTTGATGTTTCTTAAAAGCCACACTCTTCCCTATGGGGGGAATATGATCCCATTGATAAAGCTGCTCAAGACTTAATCCATTATAGATATTACTGTAAGACCATGGAGAATGAAATGAGGTCCGGCCTTTCCTCAACCCAAAGCAGGATGTGGATGTTTTTAACTAAAGACACATTTGTAAGTGTAGATACTTATCTGACCATGTAGATACTACTAACGTTCCCACTTTGACTACTCTTCCATGGATCTTACCTCCATTCATATGTTGGTTGTTTTCCGAGCCAATGTATCTGTACAGAGAGAATTTGAATTAAAGAATGTAAATATACATCTCATTGTCTCACCTCATCATTTCTTCTATCTCACTCATCTTAAGGTCATTTAGCTCTTAAAGAGGAAAGCAGGATTTTTTTATTAGAGGACTTTACTCTACAATTTTTTCCCCCCACAGTTCAGTTCACGTTCTTTCCATCATCTTCATACATTTACTGTACACAGCACTAGCTGACAATAGAACAGATGTGCCATATTATGCTCACACTTTGATTAATGAACACATACTCACTTGATTTAATTATCTGATGAGAAGGGTACAATGGGTTTCCATCACCAGGACAGTCCAGTCCAGTGGGTTGTAGCTCCTACTGTAAGTAAGATTTAGGGCTTTCTTACTTTCATTCCAATTGCCAAGTGAACAAGACTTGGAAGTGTGGCAACGCGAGACTAGAGGGGAGAGGGACGTGATCCTATCCTCTCTGTCTCAGAAGAGGctagtgggaggagctataggaggacgggctcattgtactggctagaatggaataaatggaatggtatgaaACATGGAAACACGTTTGACTTCAATCCATTCATTTCATTCCAGCCcttacaatgagcccgtcttcctatagctcctcccaccagcctcctatgTGTCCTTACTCCCTCTAGCTAGTCCCACGCacaggcatggactctacagaccTTCTTGCCATAGCCTGCATTGCATCTAAAGCTAATTGATTGACATATTTGCCTTGGCGTTTCCTGTTTCAGTGGCTTTTGTGTACTGTGCTGGTCTAAATGCTGATCATTGACTGTGCTGTTCCCCTTATTGATATTGAGCTGTGATTGATTGTTTCTTACAGTCAAAATATAGACCTTTTGATTCAGTGTTTCTGTCAATGTTGTGTACTCAGCAGTCTACTCCACACAATTCCTCATCGGTTATCTTTCAAAGAGCCATTCATTAAACTGAGAGTAGAGCTATTTTCATAACCAAGGAATGACTTCAAATAAAATTAGCACAGTGTTAGCGACTTATCACTAAAAAGGAGGCAACATTTGGTTTCCTGAGCTGAGATTATCAATGAGATCGACTACATGTTGAGGTCTTCTAGATAAAGTGGAGGTGAACCAGGACAGGGACTAATGACTGTGTCTCTTTCTGCTCAGTGATGTTATTATACAGTGTGTGAGAATTAAAAGAGGCTAAATCTTCTCCAACCCTGGCTTTCCCCAGTGTGTAGCCTGTCCAATGATTGCATGGTGTGATTCAAAATGTGAGGGAGAGGATAAAACATGTATTGTATTAACACAGCACTAATTGTAAGCTACACACATAAAATAGCCGCCTTTATTCTGTAATCTTCATACCAACAGTTTTATTTTAGGTAAATTATATTCACCAAATCGGAAACTTGACATGTGGACAGGGACAAGGGCAGTGCAAGTTGTCATATCTGTTCAAGTCTGAGTAACAGTAACAATTGATTATTGGCTTTATCTTCTATTTGAAATCCACATATCTGTTTGGATAGTGAAGTAGTTTGTGATGCAGTGAAAATTTCCCTAGAGTGTGTGAGCGCTAGTGGTCTTTTAGAGAGGATTCTATCTACACATGACAAGAACACATTCCATCCATACCTAAAGTGGAAAACATTCTATATGCAAAATGTATGAGAAGGGCTTACACTGTATCTGAAAAGCTGATGATTGTTTGATAGCTGATGGTTATTTAATGagcttacagtgccttgcaaaagtattcaccccccttggcgtttttcctattttgttgcattacaacctgtaatttaaatggatttaatttggatttcatgtaaaggacatacacaaaatactacaaattggtgaagtgaaatgaaaaaaaaatacttgtttcaaaaaaacgtatggaagaagatactctggtcagatgagactaaaatgtagctttttggcgatcaaggaaaatgctatgtctggcgcaaacccaacacctctcatcacccctagAACACCCCtagggtggtggcagcatcatgctgtggggatgaaactggtcagaattgaaggaatgatggaatgcgctaaatacagggcaattcttgagggaaacctgtttcagtcttccagagatttgagactgggacggaggttcaccttccagcaggacaatgaccctcagcatactgctaaagcaacactcgagtggtttaaggggaaacatttaaatgtcttggaatggcctcgtCAAAGCCCAAAccttaatccaattgagaatctgtggtatgacttaaagattgctgtacaccagcagaacccatccaacttgaaggagctggagcagttttgccttgaagaatgggcaaaaatcccagtggctagatgtgccaagcttatagagacataccccaagagaattgcagctgtaattgctgcgaaacgtggctctacaaagtattgactttgggggggtgaatagttatgcacgctcaagttttcattttttttggtcttatttcttgtatGTTTCACaggaaaaatattttgcatcttcaaagtggtaggcatgttgtgtaaatcaactaatacaaccccccccaaaatcctttttcattccaggttgtaaggcaacaaaataggaaaaatgccaagggggggtgaatacttccgCAAGCCGCTGTACACATTGACATTTGCTTACTCCAATTTAACAATCTGAACAAATCCTTTGATAAGAAAAGTATGTTATGTTATATTATCTGTTCTTAAAAAAAAATTCGAAGTaaattgtaaaaatatatatttgtatgcatatacagttgaagtcggaagtttacatacacttaggttcgaatcattaaaactcgtttttcaaccactccacaaatttcttgttaacaaactagagttATGGCAAGTCGGTTattacatctactttgtgcatgacacaagtaattttaccaacaattgtttacagagattatttcacttatcattcactcgatcacaattccagtcggtcagaagtttacatacactaagttgactgtgcctttaaacagtttggaaaattccagaaaattatgtcatgctttagaagcttctgataggctaatttacataatttgagtcaattggaggtgtacctgtggatgtatttcaaggcctaccttccagctcagtgcctctttgcttgacatcatgggaaactcaaaagaaatcagccaagacctcagaaaaagaactgtagacctccacaagtctggttcatccttgggagcattttccaaatgcctgaaggtaccacgttcatctgtacaaacaatagtacgcaagtataaacactagtagaaccacgcagccttcataccgctcaggaaggagacgcgttctgtctcctagagttgaacgtactttggtgcgaaaagtgcaaatcaatcccagaacaacagcaaaggaccttgtgaagatggtggaggaaacaggtacaaaagtatctatatccacagtaaaattattcctatatcgacataacctgaaaggccgctcagcaaggaagaagccactgctccaaaactgccattaaaaagccagagtacggtttgcaactgcacatggggacaaagatcgtactttttggagaaatgtcctctggtctgatgaaacaaaaatagaactgtttggccataatgaccaccattatgtttggaggaaaaagggggaggcttgcaggctgaagaacaccatcccaaccgtgaagcacgggggtggcagcatcatgttgtgggggtgcattactgtaggagggactggtgcacttcacaaaataaatggcatcatgaggaaggaaaagtatgtggatatattgaagctacatctcaagacatcagtcaggaaatttaatcttggtcacaaatggctcttccaaatggacaatgatcccaagcatacttccaaagttgtgacaaaatggcttaaggacaacaaagtcaaggtattggagtggcctcaatcctatagacaatttgtgggcagaactggaaaagcgtgtgctagcaaggaggcctacaaacctgacttagttacaccagctctgtcaggagtaatggaCCACAATTCatccaacttactgtgggaagcttgtggaaggctacctaaaacatttgacccaacttaaacaatttaaaaggcaaagctaccaaatactaacttctgacccactgggaatgtgatgaaagtaataaaagctgaaataaataattctctctactattattctgacatttcacattcttaaaataaagtggtgatcctatctgacctaagacaggcaatttttactaagattaaatgtcaggaattgtgaaaaactgagtttaaatctatttggctgaggtgtatgtaaacttccgacttcaactgtacctaatATTGTGTTTTGCAAAAGCTACAGTACTAATGTATGGATGCAATGCATCGTGAGTTATTGAGTATTAACTATGGAGTATTGTtaagtatcaaagccaatgattTGTTCTTTGAACACATTTGCAAATGGATGGTATATTAAAACTTCTCTGTCTATGCATTATGTGTCTGACTGTCCTGCCTTATAGCCTCTTGAGCCCTTGAAGCCCAGCTTGATACTCACGCTGTGTCCTAAGAGTCTGATATGATGCTTTCGTTGCAGACAAACTGCACCAGGATACTGAATTCATACATGAAAACGTGAAAAGTTCCACTCACTCTGGTGATGAGTAGAGGCTTAGTGGTTTGGATGTTTGGATTTCCTGCATAACCAGCCATGTAACTTTCCCTAAGATGTTAGTGGTTTATACCCCACTAACCCCAGCCTTATGAAAGTAATCTCTCCTCCCTTTAGAAGGGATGGAGAGACTTGGTGGCTTGGATGAAAACCCTAGATAAATGTCAGCAACGTGATAAGTGTCTGCGGCCGGGCTGGGAAGCTGAATCAGAAGGAAGGAGGTAGCAAAGTGAGAGGGAGTGGGGTGTGGTAACTCCCAGCAAAATCAAATGACCATTCAACAAATCAATTCAATTTCAGATAATGTAAAGTGCTCAATGGCAACCTGGCAATGACAAATATTGGATAGAACTAGAGTGATACCCATCCATTTCTGACCCATCCACTTTCTGTGTGGTCTCACCCTAAACATCCAGCTCTGCCTactatcattctctctctgcaTCTTTCCACTCTCTCCTTCATCATCCACATAGTCCCTCTCTATATTTTCAATCAGTCTATTTTTCCTGGTAATACCACATCATTCCTACCCTGTGTGTTCTTTTCTGAGTGAGACCACTAGACTCCTGCTTTCTATCTGCAGTAGTATCTCCCTGCTACTATCTCCCTACCACATACATGTGAACGCTTCCTTTTCTTTCCTAGATTCCGTTCCTCTCCCCCATTCCTTTCCTCCTTTCATAGATCCCTTTCTTTTCCTTCTGTCCTAGCTTCCTTCCCTCTTTCCTAGATAATTCCCTCCTTTCCTAGCTCCATTTTTCTAGCTTCCTTTCCTTAAACATTTCCTTTCCTCATTGTATATCCTATattcctttcctcctttcctcACTCCGTTTTgtttcctcctttcctcctttccCAGAATCTTCCTTTGCTTCCCCAGCTTCCTTTCCTCCTTCCCTTGCTTCTTTTCCTTCTTCCTTTCATTTCCTCCTTTTCTTTCCTAAAATCCTTTCCTTCTTTCCCCACTCCCTTTTCTTACATTATTTCCTAGCTACATTTCTTTTCCTACTTTCTTAGCTTACTTTACTTTCGTAGCCTACTTTCCTCCTTTCCTAGATTCCTTTCCTTCCATGCCTCCCTTTCCTCGCCTCAATCCCTATTTCCCTTTCCTTATTTCCCTTTCTTTCGTATCTAATTTCCTAGCTCCATTTCCTTATTCATTTCATTTCCTCTTATTTTTTAGATTCCTTTCCTCCATTTTTCACTGCCTTTCTTTCCACCTttcctggcttcctttcctttcctcctttcctaGGATTCGCCACGGCCagtagagaggaaaggaaaggagataAGGAAAGGGAGATAGGGAAGGGAGctagggaagaaggagaggagctGGGAGTGGAAAGAAGATAAAGAAAGGGAGATAGGGAATGAGGAAAGGAAAGGGAGTTAgggaaggaaaggaaaggaagctAGAAAAGGAGGAATGGAAGCTAGGGAAAGAGGAAAGGAATGGAAGCTAGGAAAGGAGGAAAAGAAAGGGAGCTAGGACagaaggaaaggaaagggagggaggaaaggaggaaaggaatCTAGGAAAGAAAAGGAGGAAAGGGAAAAAAAAGAAGGAAAGTCAGCTAGGAAAGGAGCAGAGGAAAGGGTGGAAAGGAAGGAATTTAAGAAAGGAGGAAATTAAGCTGGTAAAGGAGGGAAAAGAAGCTCCGAAAAGAGGAATGGAATCTAGGAAAGTAAAGGAGAAGTTCACATGTATGTGGCAGGGATGAACCACGGCCAGTAGAGAGGAAAGGAAGTtaggaaaggaggaaaggaagCTAGGAAAGAAGTAAAGGAAAGGGAACTAGGAAAGGAGGAAATGAAAGGGAGCAAGAATAGTAGGAAAGGAATCTAGGAAAGAAAAGGAGGTTCACATGTATATGGTAAGGATTAACCACGGCCAGTAGAGAGGATAGGAAAGGAAGAAGGAAAAGAAGTTAGGAAAGGATGAAAGAAAGATAGGAAAGGAGTAAAGTAAAGGGAGTGACAAAAGGAGGAAAGGAATATAGGAAAGAAAAGGAGAAGttcacatgtacagtatgtggtagGGATTAACCACGGCCAGTAGATGGCGATAGTATTGGTTTTAGTGACAGGCTGATTTTTGTGACAGGCTAGTTTTAGTCACAGGCTGCTGCGTGGCTACAGCTGGATGCATCTCACTTCACCATCTCAAGTCTCCAGCCATCCAGTAGGGACAACAAAATTAAAGCTCCCATCCAAGCCCCTACTTGGGGCCCAATTCAattgtctattatattgacaagatagacAACAGGCCATAGAGATACAGATACAgcactcatctttgtatctgtgcaaGTATAGCgtttgtgtcacaccctgatctgtttcccctgtcttgtgcttgtctccaccccccaccaggtgtctcccatttgtccccattatgtcctgtgtatttataccagtGTTTTCTGTTTGTATGTTGCCAGTTTATCTTGTCCTGTCAagtcttaccagcgtgttttttCCGTTTTCcagtctgtctagtgtctgtttTCTAGTCTTCTCGGTTCTGACTGCCGTTCTGTACCTCTTTGACTCTTCattggattactgacctctgcctgccctggccTGTCCCCTTGTATAATAAATATTATGAGAACTGTACCATCCACCTCCTGTGTCTTCATCTGGGTCATCCTGAGTCGTGATAgtatgaactggccatgactgacacAACAGACTCGGACTAGCTCTGCAACACTGTCTCCTcacaaggagccaccattggaagaccAAAGGAGTTGCTACAAAACCTTATGGAAGGATTCCTCACCGTGGCAGAACGCCATGACCAAACCCTCCACACCTTACTGGAGCAATTCTGCGGGCTATCTAATAGGCAGCCAGCCACAACGGTAACCACCCAGACTCTCAGTAACCCCGCTACTAGCGGTCCTTCTCCCCTTCCTACCCCGGCTCTCCGAGAACCCCacttacctcctccggagcgcTAGGCTGGGGATCCTGAAACATGCTGGgcgtttctctcccagtgctccctcatctTCGAGCCGCAGCCCTCTTTGTTTCTTTCAGATCGCTCGAAGATAGCGTATCTTATAACGCTGATGTCTGGGAGGGCGCTCGCCTAGGCTACGGTGGTGTGGGAGCAACAAACTCCCGTGTGCCATAATCTGGAGGCATTCGTGGCGGAGGTAAGGAAGATGTTAGATTCTCCGATGTCCGGGAGAGAAGCGGCTCGGAAGCTACTGCAACTGAATCAAGATTCCCGTAGTGTACCTGACTACGTGGTAGACTTTCGCACGTTGGCCGCCGAGAATGCCTGGAATCCGGTGTCCCTTTTCGACACCTTCCTTCATGGATTATCGGAGAGGATTAAAGACGAGCTCGCAGCCCAAGAGCTACCCGTGGACCTCGACTCCCTCATAGTCCTGACCATAAAGATTGATGGGCGATTACGAAAATGCAGGAGGGAGAGGAAGTCTGTTCCCGACCACCCTCGCTTGTCCTCGGTTTTTCCCTCGCCTCTGAAAAATCCCGGAAGTCCCCGACTCCTACACTCCCGAGAGAATCTGAAGTTACCAGAGCTCCATCTGGAATCATCAGAGGACTGTCAGAGGACTGTCTCAGAGGACTGTCAACTCGTCTCCTCCGGCGCCCATGCAACTGGGCAAGGCTAGATTATCCCCTGAGGAACGTTCAAGCAGACTGAGCTCTAATAGCTCTCAGTATTGTGATATTTCGGGACATTACATTTCCACCTGTTCAATAAAAAGCCCAGGCCCATCAGTAGGTACGAGTACGCTGGTGGGCCATACAGGGAGTCTCCCATCTCCCTTTACTTGTACTCCTCTCCATGCTATCCTGTTGTGGGGTGACCGGTCTAAATCTCTCCGGGTGCTCCTGGACACTGTCCTAGTGTCGGAGCTGGGGATCTCCACACAACCTCTCTCCGTTCCCATGGACGCCAGAGTATTGAATGGGCGCTCTATTGGCAGGATCAATCGGCAATAGGGGCGGgagggtggcctagtggttagagtgttgggctagtaaccgaaaggttgcaagttcgaatccccgagctgacaaggtataaatctgttgttcttcccctgaacaaggcagttaacccactgttcctaggccatcattgaaaataagaatttgttcttaactgacttgcctagttaaataaaggtaaaaaaaaaaaaaaaaaaaaaaaaaaatcatagcaCTATTCCTATCAACCTAAGAGTGTCAGGGAatcacagtgagtccatgcagtTCCTGCTCATTGAATCTCCTCATGCACCTGTGGTTTTGGGATTGTCATGGCTCCAGAGGCACAACCCCCTGATCGACTGGGCTACGGGTTCTATCCTGTTGTGTAACCCATTCTGCCACGCACATTGCCTC
It includes:
- the LOC120059793 gene encoding calcium/calmodulin-dependent protein kinase type 1-like; its protein translation is MPLGDDGHSWKKKTSDVKENYDFKEILGTGAFSEVVLAEEKRTQKLVAIKCIPKKALEGKENSIENEIAVLHKLKHANIVSLEDIFESKTHLYLIMQLVSGGELFDRIVEKGFYTEKDASKLIQQILDAVKYLHDMGIVHRDLKPENLLYDSMEEDSKIMISDFGLSKIEGSGSVMSTACGTPGYVAPEVLAQKPYSKAVDCWSIGVIAYILLCGYPPFYDENDAKLFEQILKADYEFDSPYWDDISDSAKDFIVHLMEKDPRIRYTCDQALQHPWIAGDTALDKNIHESVSAQIKKNFAKSKWRQAFNATAVVRHMRRLQLGTSQEGPSQTTLPSPLRAHLLLPEATETEHTTESPCEGCCSQSADGGAERDPLSNCTYRCHPTSLV